One genomic segment of Neochlamydia sp. AcF84 includes these proteins:
- a CDS encoding helicase C-terminal domain-containing protein produces MSSLLPREKNSEGLDAQKALKILQPEGNLSKIIRGFESREEQQKMMQNIIEAYNKDQIALIEAGTGTGKSIAYLIPAILWAAQRKERSVISTHTITLQEQLLLKDIPILAQALNITVKAVLVKGMRNYVCLRKVEETRAEQLLLIPQEAEEFARIDAWAHTTNDGSKSSLTFEPSGHLWDKVCAENDTCSKSQCPFYQDCHFFKARREANEAHLLIVNHHLLFADLASRAESKNYQDPSILPIYTKVILDEAHHIEDIATEYFAQKVNQLDLLRIVGRLAAEKGGKTQGKLAQLKEKILAHYNSKAPPAEISSLLSKFNIDLPGIRIDLLKLITEGFDKLHAFINMAKTGIRPNEEPFNENKLRLLPEHYKHTLWVGEIKSHVHALATSLQKYVQVIGSIENALKALGQEPLNEVSKGIRYEIEALCGRLAEASFILQQFVDTAPPPNKVRWIEAQMLKTMINVNIADAELDIAKALAEYLFKPFSSVILCSATLATNKQFTFTKQRLGLTPSYMSKLTLTENIYDSPFDYRTQALLAIPNNIPNPLDSRFNLAATEKIWECIQASQGNAFVLFTSYTMLKMCCQVLQARLQQYKYSLFKQGDDNRQTLLNKFKKTDRSVLFGTDSFWEGVDVVGEALRCVIIVKLPFKVPTEPITQARTEAILAKGGDPFMEYSLPNAIVKFKQGFGRLIRNKNDRGCIVCLDTRLITKKYGQQFLNSLPPCQHIFIPSENLREQMQNFYKRTSYLAKKNSS; encoded by the coding sequence ATGAGCAGCCTACTACCCAGAGAAAAGAATAGTGAAGGACTTGATGCGCAGAAAGCCTTAAAAATTCTTCAACCTGAAGGAAACCTTAGTAAAATTATAAGAGGTTTTGAATCACGTGAAGAACAGCAAAAAATGATGCAAAACATCATTGAAGCTTATAATAAAGATCAAATAGCTTTAATAGAAGCAGGAACAGGAACGGGTAAAAGCATTGCTTATCTTATTCCTGCTATACTCTGGGCCGCCCAAAGAAAAGAACGTTCGGTTATCTCCACGCATACAATTACCCTGCAAGAGCAGCTTCTTTTAAAAGATATTCCTATCCTAGCCCAAGCGCTTAATATCACTGTCAAAGCAGTCCTTGTAAAAGGGATGCGCAACTATGTTTGCTTGCGAAAAGTGGAGGAAACACGAGCAGAGCAACTTCTTCTCATTCCCCAAGAAGCAGAGGAATTTGCGCGAATTGATGCTTGGGCGCATACGACCAATGATGGTTCTAAATCTTCCTTAACTTTTGAACCTTCCGGGCATTTATGGGACAAAGTTTGTGCAGAAAATGATACTTGCAGTAAAAGCCAGTGTCCTTTTTATCAAGACTGCCATTTTTTTAAGGCTCGAAGAGAAGCTAACGAAGCTCATTTATTGATCGTCAATCATCACTTGCTTTTTGCTGATTTGGCTAGCCGTGCTGAATCTAAAAATTATCAAGACCCTTCCATTTTGCCCATCTATACCAAAGTTATTTTAGATGAAGCTCATCATATTGAAGATATTGCTACGGAATATTTTGCTCAAAAAGTAAATCAGCTAGATCTCTTGCGAATTGTAGGACGCTTAGCAGCAGAAAAAGGTGGTAAAACCCAAGGAAAGTTAGCTCAACTTAAAGAAAAAATTCTTGCTCACTATAATTCTAAAGCGCCCCCAGCAGAAATCAGCTCCCTTTTAAGTAAATTCAATATTGATCTTCCTGGCATACGTATCGATCTTCTTAAGCTGATTACTGAAGGCTTTGATAAGCTTCATGCCTTCATTAACATGGCAAAAACGGGCATAAGGCCTAATGAAGAACCTTTTAATGAAAACAAACTACGCTTATTGCCTGAACATTATAAGCATACTTTATGGGTAGGAGAAATTAAAAGCCATGTTCACGCTTTAGCTACCAGTTTACAAAAATATGTACAAGTGATCGGTAGCATCGAAAATGCTCTTAAAGCGCTAGGTCAAGAGCCTCTTAATGAAGTCTCTAAGGGTATTCGTTATGAAATCGAGGCTCTTTGCGGAAGATTGGCAGAAGCGAGTTTTATCCTGCAGCAATTTGTAGATACAGCTCCTCCTCCTAATAAAGTAAGGTGGATTGAAGCCCAGATGCTTAAAACGATGATTAATGTAAATATTGCCGATGCCGAATTAGATATCGCAAAAGCTCTAGCCGAGTATTTATTCAAACCCTTTAGCAGTGTAATTCTTTGCAGTGCTACTTTGGCTACCAATAAGCAATTTACTTTTACCAAGCAGCGCTTAGGGCTTACCCCTTCTTACATGAGCAAACTTACGCTAACAGAAAATATTTATGATTCTCCCTTTGACTATCGCACACAAGCTTTATTAGCTATTCCTAACAATATTCCTAATCCTCTTGATAGCAGATTTAACCTAGCAGCGACAGAGAAAATTTGGGAATGTATTCAGGCCAGCCAAGGAAATGCTTTTGTGCTTTTTACTTCCTACACTATGCTTAAAATGTGCTGCCAAGTGTTGCAAGCACGCCTTCAACAATATAAATATTCTCTTTTTAAACAAGGCGATGACAATCGCCAAACCCTCCTTAATAAATTTAAAAAAACAGATCGATCTGTATTATTTGGAACAGACTCATTTTGGGAAGGAGTCGATGTAGTAGGAGAAGCCCTTCGTTGTGTCATCATTGTTAAGCTACCCTTTAAGGTACCTACCGAGCCTATTACTCAAGCGCGTACCGAAGCAATTTTAGCTAAAGGGGGCGACCCTTTTATGGAGTATTCTCTGCCTAATGCAATCGTGAAATTCAAGCAAGGTTTTGGTCGTCTTATCCGCAATAAAAATGATAGAGGCTGTATTGTATGCTTGGACACACGGTTAATTACAAAAAAGTATGGGCAGCAATTTTTGAACAGCCTTCCTCCTTGCCAGCATATCTTTATTCCCAGCGAGAATTTACGCGAACAGATGCAAAATTTTTATAAGAGGACTTCTTATCTAGCTAAAAAGAATTCTAGCTAA
- a CDS encoding F-box/WD40 repeat-containing protein, with amino-acid sequence MQVNISSYFPPTLLNPSYSSPSPALHLPEELITYIFSYLSRKDLVHAGMVCRQWNRIKEDPILWTSLYHYDFPFFTSPNSSYTRAMYINSFVTHNNLKTGKIQKEIQLPPYVGGKTFFDFSDSAGFLLVEFAGKTRLWNLAHGRFQDSPTQLKGDICSLFSPDGSLLATASSDGTVHLWNIITSTLVHNLKGHTGMVIHAVFSEDGKMLAILSDDRLVHLWKISTGECLHIFSHNEEIIHAIFSPDGRTLTVEDDNNKLHLWDIAKGQPIHVFNYDGEIYENVFSPHGELLATIFEEKSVRVCKVPTGELLYTLNHEGDLWDCCFSPDGNLLATASQDHTVRLWEAVSGKLLHAFKHAGEVNKVAFSPDGSKLAAACQENYAILWNICSGQAIHYLKHEKEVQSVFFSPDGSVLVTTNFQGQVNLWTVAEGVQFANLKSSSTTYNEIRVVFSKDGSMIVLATDSSIRIIKF; translated from the coding sequence ATGCAAGTTAATATTTCATCTTATTTTCCCCCTACTCTGCTAAATCCTTCTTATTCTTCCCCTTCACCCGCTTTGCACCTACCTGAGGAACTCATTACCTATATTTTTTCTTATCTCTCTAGGAAAGATTTAGTCCATGCAGGCATGGTATGTCGCCAATGGAATAGGATAAAAGAAGACCCTATTCTTTGGACCTCTCTTTATCATTATGATTTTCCATTTTTTACTTCACCTAATTCGTCATATACTAGGGCTATGTATATTAATAGCTTTGTAACTCATAATAACTTAAAAACAGGAAAGATTCAAAAAGAAATTCAGCTGCCACCGTATGTGGGAGGGAAAACATTCTTTGATTTTTCTGATAGTGCTGGCTTTTTATTAGTAGAATTTGCTGGCAAAACGCGTCTATGGAATTTAGCCCATGGCCGGTTTCAGGATTCTCCTACTCAGCTTAAGGGTGACATTTGCTCTTTGTTTTCGCCCGATGGAAGCCTATTAGCGACAGCCTCTTCGGATGGTACTGTTCATCTTTGGAATATCATTACCTCTACACTTGTCCACAATCTTAAAGGACATACAGGCATGGTGATCCATGCAGTTTTTTCCGAGGATGGAAAGATGCTTGCCATCCTGTCGGATGATAGATTGGTGCACCTTTGGAAAATCTCTACAGGAGAATGCTTACATATCTTTTCCCATAATGAAGAGATCATTCATGCAATTTTTTCACCTGATGGAAGAACTCTTACGGTAGAAGATGATAATAATAAATTACATCTTTGGGACATTGCCAAGGGGCAACCTATCCATGTTTTTAATTATGATGGAGAAATCTATGAAAACGTTTTTTCTCCTCATGGAGAGTTACTCGCCACCATCTTTGAAGAAAAAAGTGTACGTGTTTGCAAAGTGCCTACTGGTGAGCTTCTCTATACATTAAACCATGAAGGAGACTTATGGGATTGCTGCTTTTCACCCGATGGAAATCTACTGGCAACGGCTTCACAAGATCATACCGTGCGCCTTTGGGAGGCTGTGAGTGGCAAACTTCTTCATGCCTTTAAACACGCTGGAGAGGTCAATAAGGTCGCTTTTTCACCTGATGGAAGTAAGCTTGCCGCAGCATGTCAGGAGAATTATGCTATCCTTTGGAATATCTGTTCTGGACAAGCTATCCATTACCTTAAACACGAGAAGGAAGTGCAAAGTGTGTTTTTTAGCCCTGATGGTAGTGTCCTTGTAACCACTAATTTCCAAGGACAAGTGAATCTTTGGACAGTAGCAGAAGGGGTACAATTTGCTAATTTAAAAAGCAGCAGCACTACTTATAATGAAATACGCGTGGTTTTTTCTAAAGATGGAAGTATGATTGTTCTTGCAACAGATTCAAGTATTCGTATTATTAAGTTTTAA